From Carassius auratus strain Wakin chromosome 1, ASM336829v1, whole genome shotgun sequence, the proteins below share one genomic window:
- the LOC113120097 gene encoding NACHT, LRR and PYD domains-containing protein 3-like yields the protein MEEKKSSVSSDMNLCEEKEGERFQNVPSPYPSCVSMKSSRSIIEPPALSVEAVTFDLRLHGIEAALLETTEELQKRVDDELQRVKEQHKTSMKNKYERLFEGLKLQENESLLNSIYTQLYIIEGEREGVNEEHEVLQMEKTARTQHSQDTPIYCNDIFKASAEAGSEEKEQIKTVLTKGIAGIGKTVSVQKFILDWAEGKANQDVDFMFVLPFRELNLIRDHPYSLHRLLLDFHPELQDLDSQIYEECKVVFIFDGLDESRITLMFSDAQKVCDVTETSSVAVLMSKLMKGELLPSALIWITSRPAAANQIPSKYIHRLTEIQGFTEPQKEEYFRKRISDEHQASRIISHIRRARSLHIMCHIPVFCWISSTVLQKLLEEDLSAEIPQTLTEMYIHLLLIQINMRKQKYEERDPEKLLPSNREVIVKLAEVAFKQLMNGNVMFNEEDLIESSIDVTDASVYSGICTEIFKQESVIHQRKVYSFIHLSVQEFLAAFYVLYYHMCSTTEACFDSLHYLYIRVVDKALKSENGHLDLFLRFLLGVSLESNQRLLQDLLTHTENSSETIRETTQYIKQKIKDGHGLSSERSINLFLCLLEVKDQTLFREIQEFVKSDKHSEKKLSPGHCSTISYMLQMSEELMDELDLMKYNTSDEGRRRLIPAVINCRKAFLVGCNLTVQHCEIMLSALQSSNCVLRELDLRNNDLQDSGVKIISDGLKCPNCQLQILRLSGCMVTEKGCDYLSSALSSNPSHLRELDLSYNHPGQSGVQLLKHKLQDPNYKLQILNLDHGGPFRITPGLRKYACDLTLDPNTAHTQLILSDENRKISYVEDHQQYPDHPERFADIPQVLCRESLTGRCYWEVEWGSWARIAVTYKGISRKDGTVCKFGYNDKSWSLFCTETGFALWHNNKANKIPTPLPSKRVGVYVDWPAGTLSFYSVSDTHTLTHLHTFNTTFTEPLYAGFKVYGSSLSLCQI from the exons ATGGAGGAAAAGAAAAGCAGTGTTTCCTCTGACATGAATCTCTGtgaagagaaagagggagagcgATTTCAAAATGTCCCATCTCCATAtcccagctgtgtgtctatgaagagtagCAGATCCATTATTGAGCCCCCTGCTCTCAGTGTTGAagctgtgacctttgacctcaggctGCATGGTATCGAAGCAGCCCTGCTGGAGACCACTGAAGAACTGCAGAAACGAGTAGATGATGAACTACAGAGAGTCAAAgagcagcacaaaaccagcatgaagaacaagtatgagagattatttgagggactgaaactccaggagaatgaaagcctcctgaacagcatctacacacagctctacatcatagagggagagagagaaggagtgaatgaagaacatgaggttttacagatggagaaaacagccagaacacaacactcacaagacactccaatctactgcaatgacatctttaaagcctccgctgaagcaggatctgaggagaaagagcagatcaagactgttcttactaaaggcatcgctggaattggaaaaaccgtctctgtgcagaagttcattctggactgggccgagggaaaagccaatcaggatgtagatttcatgtttgtgcttccatttcgagagctgaacttgatccgagatcatccgtacagtcttcacagacttctgctggactttcatcctgaacttcaagatctggactcacagatttatgaggagtgtaaagttgtgttcatctttgatggtctggatgaaagcagaatcactctgatgttttcagacgctcagaaagtttgtgatgtgactgagacttcatcagtggctgtgttgatgtcaaagctgatgAAAGGAGaactgcttccctctgctctcatctggatcacctccagaccagcagcagccaatcagatcccctccaaatacatccaccgtctgacagaaattcagggattcactgagcctcagaaggaggaatatttcaggaagagaatcagtgatgagcatcaagccagcagaatcatctcacacatcagaagagcaagaagcctccacatcatgtgccacatccccgtcttctgctggatctcatccactgtgcttcagaagctcctggaagaagatctgagtgcagaaatccctcaaacactgactgaaatgtacatccacttgctgctgattcagatcaacatgaggaagcagaagtatgaagagagagatccagagaaactcctgccgtccaacagagaagtgattgtgaaacttgctgaagtggctttcaaacagctgatgaatgGCAATGTGATGTTCaatgaggaggacctgattgagagcagcatagacgtcactgacgcctcggtgtattctgggatttgcactgagatctttaagcaggaatctgtgattcatcagaggaaagtctacagCTTTATCCATCTGAGCGTTCAGGAGTTTCTCGCTGCTTTCTATGTTCTTTATTACCACATGTGCAGCACAACAGAAGCATGTTTTGATTCACTGCACTATTTATACATAAGAGTAGTAGATAAAGCTCTCAAGAGTGAAAATGGACATCTGGATctgttcctgcggttcctgctgggcgtctcactggagtccaatcagagactcttacaggatctactgacacacacagagaacagctcagagaCCATCAGGGAAACCACACAGTATATTAAGCAGAAGATCAAAGATGGACATGGACTCTCCAGTGAacgatccatcaatctgttcctctgtctgctggaagtgaaagatcagactctgttcagagagattcaggagtttgtgaaatcagacaaacactcagagaagaaactctctcctggtcactgctcaacaatctcctacatgcttcagatgtcagaggaACTGATGGATGAGCTGGACCTcatgaaatacaacacatcagatgagggcagaagaagactgataccagctgtgatcaactgcagaaaagctTT TCTTGTTGGCTGCAATCTCACCGTTCAACATTGTGAAATAATGTTATCAGCTCTTCaatcctcaaactgtgtcctgagagagctggatctgaggaacaatgacctgcaggactcTGGAGTGAAGattatttctgatggactgaagtgtccaaactgtcaactgcagatactgag gttgtctggctgtatggtgacagagaaAGGCTGTGAttatttgtcttcagctctgagttcaaacccctcacacctgagagagctggatctgagctacaatcacccaggacaaTCAGGAGTCCAGCTGCTCAAACACAAACTGCAGGATCCAAACTATAAACTGCAGATACTCAA tttGGATCACGGAGGGCCCTTCAGAATCACACCCGGACTAAGAAAAT ATgcctgtgatctcacactggatccaaacacagcacacacacaactcaTCCTGTCTGATGAGAACAGAAAGATCTCATATGTGGAAGATCATCAGcagtatcctgatcatccagagagatttgCTGATATTCCCCAGGTATTGTGTCGAGAGAGTCtgactggacgctgttactgggaggttgAATGGGGATCTTGGGCTCGTATAGCAGTGACATATAAAGGAATCAGCAGGAAAGATGGGACTGTCTGTAAGTTTGGGTACAATGACAAATCCTGGAGTCTATTCTGCACTGAGACTGGATTTGCTTTATGGCATAACAATAAGGCCAATAAAATACCAACTCCTTTACCATCTAAAAGAGTAGGAGTGTATGTGGACTGGCCGGCTGgtactctgtccttctacagcgtctctgacacacacacactcacacacttacacacgttcaacaccacattcactgaacccctctaTGCAGGGTTTAAGGTGTATGGTTCATCACTGTCTCTGTGTCAGATTTAA
- the LOC113120032 gene encoding NACHT, LRR and PYD domains-containing protein 12-like, protein MEGKKSNTKSKVDIYKDQGEERTERAKSPEPSCVSMNSEQSMDYPPGVSDGTVTSEPSSAGCVHLQEETGDLHKPLDDELQRVKEQHKTSMKNKYERLFEGLKLQKNESLLNSIYTQLYIIEGEREGVNEEHEVLQMEKTARTQHSQDTPIYCNDIFKASAEAGCEEKEQIKTVLTKGIAGIGKTVSVQKFILDWAEGKSNQDVDFMFVLPFRELNLIRDHPYSLHRLLLDFHPELQDLDSQIYEECKVVFIFDGLDESRITLMFSDAQKVCDVTETSSVAVLMSKLMKGELLPSALIWITSRPAAANQIPSKYIHRLTEIQGFTEPQKEEYFRKRISDEHQASRIISHIRRARSLHIMCHIPVFCWISSTVLQKLLEEDLSAEIPQTLTEMYIHFLLIQINMRKQKYEERDPEKLLPSNREVIVKLAEVAFKQLMKGNVMFYEEDLIESSIDVTDASVYSGICTEIFKEESVIHQRKVYSFIHLSVQEFLAAFHVFYCYLSSTMETLKVFDSLHNLLRGAVDKALKSENGHLDLFLRFLLGVSLVSNQRLLQDLLTHTENSSETIRDTTQYIKEKIKYGRELSTERSINLFLCLLEVKDQTLSKEIQEFVKSDKHSEKKLSAAQCSTISYMLQMSEETLDKLDLMTYNTSAEGRRRLLPAVINCRKALFAGCNITAWSCETVTSALQSPECVLRELDLSNNDLQDSGVKLLCNGLKSLNCQLQILRLSGCMVTEEGCGYLSSALSSNPSHLRELDLSYNHPGKSGVQLLKHKLEDPNYKLQILNLDHRGPFRIKPGLRKYACDLTLDPNTANTQLILSDENRKITYVEDHQQYPDHPERFADIPQVLCQESLTGRCYWEVEWGSWARIAVTYKGISRKDGTVCKFGYNDKSWCLNCSLNGTAVWHNNVFTIVTHSPPSTRVGVYLDWPAGTLSFYRVSDTHTLTHLHTFNTKFTEPLYAGFKVFQSELSLCQI, encoded by the exons ATGGAGGGAAAGAAGAGCAACACTAAATCCAAAGTGGATATATATAAAGATCAAGGGGAGGAGAGAACTGAAAGAGCCAAATCTCCagaacccagctgtgtgtctatgaataGTGAACAATCCATGGATTATCCTCCTGGTGTCAGTGATGGAACAGTGACCTCTGAACCCAG TTCCGCTGGGTGTGTTCACCTGCAGGAGGAGACTGGAGACCTGCATAAACCACTGGATGATGAACTACAGAGAGTCAAAgagcagcacaaaaccagcatgaagaacaagtatgagagaTTATTTGAGGGACTGAAACTCCAGAAGAATGAAAGCCTCCTGAACAgcatctacacacagctctacatcatagagggagaaagagaaggagtgaatgaagaacatgaggttttacagatggagaaaacagccagaacacaacactcacaagacactccaatctactgcaatgacatctttaaagcctccgctgaagcaggatgtgaggagaaagagcagatcaagactgttcttactaaaggcatcgctggaatcggaaaaaccgtctctgtgcagaagttcattctggactgggccgagggaaaatccaatcaggatgtagatttcatgtttgtgcttccatttcgagagctgaacttgatcaGAGATCATCcgtacagtcttcacagacttctgctggactttcatcctgaacttcaagatctggactcacagatttatgaggagtgtaaagttgtgttcatctttgatggtctggatgaaagcagaatcacactgatgttttcagacgctcagaaagtttgtgatgtgactgagacttcatcagtggctgtgttgatgtcaaagctgatgaaaggagagctgcttccctctgctctcatctggatcacctccagaccagcagcagccaatcagatcccctccaaatacatccaccgtctgacagaaattcagggattcactgagcctcagaaggaggaatatttcaggaagaggatcagtgatgagcatcaagccagcagaatcatctcacacatcagaagagcaagaagcctccacatcatgtgccacatccccgtcttctgctggatctcatccactgtgcttcagaagctcctggaagaagatctgagtgcagaaatccctcaaactctgactgaaatgtacatccacttcctgctgattcagatcaacatgaggaagcagaagtatgaagagagagatccagagaaactcctgccatccaacagagaagtgattgtgaaacttgctgaagtggctttcaaacagctgatgaagggcaatgtgatgttctatgaggaggacctgattgagagcagcatagacgtcactgacgcctcagtgtattctgggatttgcactgagatctttaaggaggaatctgtgattcatcagaggaaagtctacagTTTCATTCATCTGAGCGTTCAGGAGTTTCTCGCTGCTTTCCATGTCTTTTACTGCTATTTAAGCAGCACCATGGAGACCCTTAAGGTCTTTGATTCATTGCATAATTTGCTTAGAGGTGCGGTAGACAAAGCTCTCAAGAGTGAGAATGGACATCTGGATctgttcctgcggttcctgctgggcgtctcactggtgtccaatcagagactcttacaggatctactgacacacacagagaacagctcagagaCCATCAGAGACACCACACAGTACATCAAAGAGAAGATTAAATATGGACGTGAACTCTCCACTgaaagatccatcaatctgttcctctgtctgctggaagtgaaagatcagacCCTGTCCAaagagattcaggagtttgtgaaatcagacaaacactcagagaaGAAACTCTCTGCTGCTCAGTGCTCAACAATCTCCTACATGCTTCAAATGTCAGAGGAGACACTGGATAAGCTTGACCTCATGACATACAACACATCAGCCGAGGGGAGAAGAAGACTGTtaccagctgtgatcaactgcagaaaagcCCT TTTTGCTGGCTGTAACATCACTGCTTGGTCCTGTGAAACTGTGACATCAGCTCTACAATCCCCAGAAtgtgtcctgagagagctggatctgagtaacaatgacctccaggattcaggagtgaagctgctctgtaATGGACTGAAGAGTCTAAACTGTCaactgcagatactgag gttgtctggctgtatggtgacagaggaaggctgtggttatttgtcttcagctctgagttcaaacccctcacacctgagagagctggatctgagctacaatcacccaggaaAATCAGGAGTCCAGCTGCTCAAACACAAACTGGAGGATCCAAACTATAAACTACAGATACTCAA TTTGGATCATAGAGGGCCCTTCAGGATCAAACCAGGACTTCGAAAAT ATgcctgtgatctcacactggatccaaacacagcaaatACTCAACTCATCCTGTCTGATGAGAACAGAAAGATCACATATGTGGAAGATCATCAGcagtatcctgatcatccagagagatttgCTGATATTCCCCAGGTATTGTGCCAAGAGAGTCtgactggacgctgttactgggaggttgAATGGGGATCTTGGGCTCGTATAGCAGTGACATATAAAGGAATCAGCAGGAAAGATGGGACTGTCTGTAAGTTTGGATACAATGACAAATCCTGGTGTCTGAATTGCTCTTTAAATGGGACTGCTGTTTGGCACAACAATGTCTTCACTATTGTCACACATTCACCTCCCTCTACTAGAGTAGGAGTGTATCTGGATTGGCCGGCCggcactctgtccttctacagggtctctgacacacacacactcacacacttacacacattcaacacCAAATTCACTGAACCCCTATATGCTGGATTTAAGGTGTTTCAGTCTGAACTGTCTCTGTGTCAGATTTAA